In Stomoxys calcitrans chromosome 2, idStoCalc2.1, whole genome shotgun sequence, the following proteins share a genomic window:
- the LOC106085429 gene encoding uncharacterized protein LOC106085429: MSQLKLRLLFIASFLFCKTAALSRIIFPDDDRYIPNGSNYNNRYDNDQQSSDDVRPRKGNLDLFPRPGVCGPIKPNNNIYGGTEVELEDFGWLANLEYKKDDSNVIVVGCAGNIINRRYILTAAHCVTGSVLASLGRLISVRVGDHNIDTPNDCNENNFCIDPPQYFGIEKIIVHEKYGRYMQKRSTNDIALLRVDRNIMYSSSVTPICLATVADTIPPLEAGAKLIAVGWGHTGNASYSPVKLMVEEPYVENKDCPLAVSMESHLCSGGVIREGSCTGDSGGGLYRTIGSAWFIEGIVSYGRGCGLEVASVNTRVSSYLDWIEKNVFHGHIKEHTKDILKFNSLLKMYGLKRNAIKLLVILSFCIYNVSPYGRIIFPGDEQYIPYGGRKPVGQNLTNKSGPGNGNEKRDLLPRPGVCGPIKPQNNIYGGTEVELEDFTWLANLEYKKENRNILVIACAGNIINHRYILTAGHCVTGDIIRIKGRLISVRVGDHNIDTLNDCNKNQFCLQPPQYFGIEKTIVHENYRYVKGKKSVNDIALLRLDGNIVYSSSVAPICLPSVAPTLPPLEPGMKLVAAGWGHTGDRVYSPEKRMVELPYVANQNCPLAVDVSHLCAGGIFREDTCSGDSGGGIYRSFGKAWFVEGIVSYGRGCGTQQPSVYTRVSSFLDWIERNVVP; this comes from the exons ATGTCTCAATTGAAACTAAGACTCTTGTTTATTGCAagctttttgttttgcaaaacgGCAGCATTATCGCGCATCATATTTCCAGATGATGATCGATACATTCCCAATGGGAGCAACTATAATAATCGATACGACAATGATCAACAAAGCTCCGACGATGTGCGACCCAGAAAAGGCAATTTGGACTTGTTTCCGCGACCGGGGGTTTGTGGACCTATAAAacccaacaacaacatctaTGGTGGAACTGAGGTAGAACTTGAAGACTTTGGTTGGTTGGCAAATTTGGAATATAAAAAAG ATGACAGCAATGTTATAGTGGTGGGTTGTGCCGGCAACATTATTAATCGTCGATATATTTTAACTGCAGCCCATTGCGTTACTGGGTCGGTATTAGCGAGTCTGGGACGATT AATTTCCGTGCGTGTGGGCGATCACAATATTGATACTCCCAATGATtgtaatgaaaataatttttgcatCGATCCACCCCAATATTTTGGCATTGAGAAAATCATAGTCCATGAgaaatatggcagatatatgcagAAAAGAAGTACCAATGATATAGCCTTGTTAAGAGTGGATCGCAACATAATGTATTCGTCAAGTGTGACGCCCATATGTTTGGCCACAGTGGCAGACACAATACCACCTCTGGAGGCAGGCGCAAAATTAATAGCCGTTGGTTGGGGTCATACAGGCAATG CTTCTTACTCCCCTGTGAAACTGATGGTGGAGGAGCCCTATGTGGAGAACAAAGATTGTCCTTTGGCGGTTAGTATGGAAAGTCATCTCTGCTCTGGCGGGGTAATACGAGAAGGCTCTTGCACTGGCGATTCTGGAGGTGGTTTATATCGCACTATAGGCTCCGCATGGTTCATTGAGGGAATTGTGTCTTATGGTCGTGGATGTGGACTGGAAGTGGCTTCCGTTAATACGCGAGTTTCGTCTTATCTCGACTGGATcgagaaaaatgttttt CACGGGCATATTAAAGAACATACGAAAGATATCTTGAAATTTAATAGTCTATTAAAAATGTATGGATTAAAACGAAATGCCATTAAACTCCTTGTTATTCTGAGTTTTTGTATTTACAATGTGTCTCCATATGGACGCATAATATTTCCGGGTGATGAGCAATACATACCATATGGTGGGCGGAAGCCTGTTGGTCAGAATCTTACCAACAAATCAGGCCCAGGCAATGGAAATGAAAAACGTGATCTTTTACCCAGACCTGGAGTGTGTGGTCCCATAAAACCCCAGAATAACATATATGGTGGTACCGAGGTAGAGCTGGAGGATTTTACATGGCTGGCCAATTTGGAGTATAAAAAGG aAAACAGAAATATTTTGGTCATCGCCTGTGCCGGCAACATCATTAATCATCGATACATCCTAACAGCAGGCCATTGTGTTACAGGGGATATAATAAGGATAAAAGGACGATT aaTATCCGTTCGTGTTGGTGATCACAATATTGACACGCTCAATGATTgtaacaaaaatcaattttgccTACAGCCACCCCAATATTTTGGCATTGAGAAGACCATAGTGCACGAAAACTATCGTTATGTGAAGGGCAAAAAGAGTGTCAACGATATAGCCTTGCTGAGATTGGATGGCAATATAGTGTACTCATCCAGTGTTGCCCCCATATGTCTGCCCAGTGTGGCTCCCACTTTGCCACCGCTGGAGCCAGGCATGAAATTAGTGGCCGCCGGTTGGGGCCACACTGGAGATc GTGTATATTCTCCAGAGAAGCGTATGGTTGAGTTGCCCTATGTGGCTAATCAGAATTGTCCCCTGGCTGTCGATGTAAGTCACCTATGTGCTGGTGGCATTTTCCGCGAAGATACTTGCAGTGGTGATTCTGGTGGTGGCATATATCGATCTTTTGGCAAGGCTTGGTTCGTTGAGGGTATCGTTTCGTATGGTCGAGGATGTGGCACGCAGCAGCCTTCTGTGTATACGCGTGTCTCTTCGTTTTTGGATTGGATTGAGCGCAATGTTGTGCCATGA